The following are from one region of the Desulfovibrio desulfuricans genome:
- a CDS encoding heavy metal translocating P-type ATPase, whose product MSTTTDKACPLRFDISGMHCAACSSRIERVVGRMEGVEKISVNLAAASAEVWPGDGQDSDLQQRIMERVASLGFSAAPAADDDAARQFEEGKARAAADIQARLRRLLPMVAFAVPLLVISMGHMLGLPLPQALDPHLSPRAFMLAQLVLTLPVVWLGRHFYVDGIKALLRKAPAMDSLVAVGTGAAFLFSLGNTLLGLAGSEPMTRAMNLYYESCAVLLTMIEFGQYLEAVAKRRAGDAMGALMSLTPETALRLNPDDAAAAPEETPLAQVRVGDHLLLRPGGRVPVDGTVLTGKSAVDLSLLTGESIPVPIGPGDKLAAGSVNGEGSLTFVADAVGGNTRLARIIRLVREAQGSKAPIARLADRVSFYFVPAVMVIALVAALAWLVFSSEPITTPLTIFVAVLVMACPCAMGLATPMSIMVGTGRGAQLGVLIKNGAALEQAGHISVLAVDKTGTLTTGKPVLTGVTLLDAPEGMDEKTLLGMAASLEARSEHPLALAIMGAARERNLASLPVDDVQVAPGMGISGRVKLDGVDYGLAVGNRTFMTERGLVVSEEAQQKLALLAEAGQTPLLLALEKNGSTSLAGILALADALRPESASVVAALRGMGVRVVMLTGDNERTAKAVAALAGVEEIAAGLLPADKAAYVRRMQDEGHVVGMVGDGINDAPALAAANVGMAVGTGVDVSAEAGDIVLMRDGMEAVLTALALSRATMRNIRQNLFWAFGYNVLGLPVAAGLLHAFGGPMLSPMLAGTAMALSSVSVVTNALRLRFFKIMR is encoded by the coding sequence ATGAGTACAACTACGGATAAAGCCTGCCCTTTGCGTTTTGACATCAGCGGCATGCACTGCGCCGCCTGCTCCTCGCGCATTGAGCGGGTAGTGGGCCGCATGGAAGGGGTGGAAAAAATCAGCGTGAACCTTGCTGCCGCCAGTGCGGAAGTGTGGCCCGGCGACGGGCAGGACAGCGACTTGCAGCAAAGGATAATGGAGCGCGTGGCCTCCCTTGGGTTCAGTGCGGCTCCCGCTGCGGACGATGACGCCGCGCGCCAGTTTGAAGAAGGTAAGGCCAGGGCTGCGGCTGACATTCAGGCCCGTTTGCGTCGTCTGCTGCCCATGGTTGCCTTTGCCGTACCTCTGCTTGTTATCTCCATGGGGCATATGCTCGGCCTGCCATTGCCGCAGGCGCTTGATCCGCACCTTTCGCCACGCGCCTTCATGCTGGCGCAGCTTGTACTCACCTTGCCCGTGGTGTGGCTGGGCCGCCATTTCTATGTGGACGGCATCAAGGCCCTCCTGCGCAAGGCCCCGGCCATGGACAGCCTTGTGGCCGTGGGCACGGGCGCGGCCTTTTTGTTCAGCCTTGGCAACACCCTGCTGGGGCTTGCCGGCAGCGAACCCATGACCCGCGCCATGAACCTCTATTATGAATCCTGCGCGGTGCTGCTGACCATGATCGAATTCGGCCAGTATCTGGAGGCCGTTGCCAAGCGTCGCGCTGGCGATGCCATGGGCGCGCTCATGAGCCTGACGCCGGAAACGGCCCTGCGGCTCAACCCTGACGATGCCGCCGCAGCGCCGGAAGAAACTCCTCTGGCACAGGTGCGCGTGGGAGATCATCTTTTGCTGCGTCCTGGCGGGCGTGTGCCCGTTGACGGTACCGTGCTGACCGGCAAAAGCGCTGTTGATCTGTCGCTGCTCACGGGTGAATCCATCCCGGTACCCATCGGGCCGGGGGACAAGCTGGCGGCGGGCAGCGTAAACGGCGAAGGCTCGCTGACATTTGTGGCTGACGCCGTGGGCGGCAACACCCGTCTTGCCCGCATCATACGACTGGTGCGCGAGGCTCAGGGCAGCAAGGCCCCCATCGCCCGGCTGGCCGACAGGGTAAGCTTTTATTTTGTGCCCGCCGTCATGGTCATTGCCCTTGTGGCGGCCCTTGCATGGCTTGTGTTCAGCTCTGAACCCATAACAACGCCGCTGACGATTTTTGTGGCTGTGCTGGTCATGGCCTGCCCTTGCGCCATGGGTCTTGCCACGCCCATGTCCATCATGGTGGGCACGGGGCGGGGCGCGCAGCTTGGCGTGCTCATCAAGAACGGCGCTGCCCTGGAGCAGGCCGGGCATATCAGCGTGCTGGCCGTGGACAAAACAGGCACCCTCACCACGGGCAAACCCGTGCTGACAGGCGTGACACTGCTGGATGCTCCGGAGGGCATGGACGAAAAAACGTTGCTGGGCATGGCAGCCTCGCTGGAGGCGCGCTCCGAGCATCCGCTGGCACTGGCCATTATGGGCGCAGCAAGGGAGCGCAATCTCGCATCACTGCCCGTGGATGATGTGCAGGTAGCGCCCGGCATGGGTATTTCGGGCCGGGTGAAGCTGGATGGCGTGGACTACGGCCTTGCCGTGGGCAACAGAACATTCATGACTGAGCGCGGGCTCGTCGTGTCGGAAGAAGCGCAGCAAAAGCTGGCCCTGTTGGCCGAGGCGGGGCAGACTCCCTTGCTGCTGGCTCTTGAAAAGAATGGCAGCACCAGCCTTGCGGGTATTCTGGCCCTTGCGGATGCCCTGCGGCCCGAATCAGCCTCAGTGGTAGCAGCCCTGCGCGGCATGGGCGTGCGCGTGGTCATGCTGACAGGCGACAACGAGCGCACGGCAAAAGCCGTGGCAGCGCTGGCAGGCGTGGAGGAAATTGCCGCTGGCCTGCTGCCCGCAGACAAGGCCGCCTATGTGCGGCGAATGCAGGATGAAGGCCATGTGGTGGGCATGGTGGGCGACGGCATCAACGATGCCCCGGCTCTGGCTGCCGCCAATGTGGGCATGGCAGTGGGCACGGGCGTGGACGTGAGCGCCGAGGCGGGCGATATCGTGCTCATGCGGGACGGCATGGAGGCCGTGCTCACGGCTCTGGCGCTCTCGCGCGCGACCATGCGCAACATCCGCCAGAATCTCTTTTGGGCATTCGGCTACAACGTGCTCGGCCTGCCTGTGGCGGCAGGCCTGTTGCATGCTTTTGGCGGCCCCATGCTTTCGCCCATGCTGGCGGGCACGGCCATGGCGCTTTCTTCCGTTTCCGTAGTCACCAACGCTCTGCGGCTGCGTTTCTTCAAGATCATGCGCTAG
- a CDS encoding heavy-metal-associated domain-containing protein: MKTLKVNGMRCDHCKAAVEEAAAKISGVANPQVSLEDKELRFEESGPVDLQALKTAISNIGFDPE; the protein is encoded by the coding sequence ATGAAAACCCTGAAAGTCAATGGCATGCGTTGCGACCACTGCAAGGCCGCTGTAGAAGAAGCTGCGGCAAAGATATCTGGCGTTGCCAATCCCCAGGTCAGCCTTGAGGATAAAGAACTGCGCTTTGAAGAAAGCGGGCCGGTGGATTTGCAGGCCTTGAAGACAGCCATCAGCAACATTGGTTTTGACCCGGAATAA
- a CDS encoding M99 family carboxypeptidase catalytic domain-containing protein produces MAAPSVAAPGNFALDFTTIRLGDDAQGLTQAIPAIVRPDRSDTVTASADAAAQLAAPASPVVLVVGGIQGDEPGGFSAATLLTTHYTIRKGVLWVVPNLNFPSIIKRSRGLHGDMNRKFAKLDDHDPEFGTVRRIQELISHPRVGLVLNLHDGSGYYRPTFEDKLRNPNRWGQSVIIDQEALDGVFMGALGNEARQAAESANSKLLSPQHALHVHNTRTAEGDHEMDRSLSYYAVRQGKAAFGLEASKEFPVEVRAYYHLLMVESFLAQAGVEFTRGFALTPEGVREALLDKLDVTFADNKVFLPLEDVRPAINLLPLSKDAPAQAVTSKPIMAVLPCAKGEEGQYCVHYGNRMITLIRPDWREMDHSITGMRVLADGRETEAPFGQVLEVSKSLLVQPTEGYRVNAIGFDSGRKDESGEVMALKDFQSRFSVDRQGRLYRVEVYKDQRFSGMFLVRFGSGSNRLTSKETPSIPKDRLPDKPGQESNLGF; encoded by the coding sequence GTGGCTGCTCCCTCAGTGGCGGCACCCGGCAACTTTGCGCTGGACTTTACAACTATCCGGCTGGGCGACGATGCGCAGGGGCTGACGCAGGCCATCCCCGCAATTGTACGCCCTGACAGAAGTGATACTGTAACCGCCAGTGCAGATGCAGCCGCTCAGCTGGCGGCTCCGGCTTCGCCAGTGGTGCTGGTGGTTGGCGGCATTCAGGGTGATGAACCTGGCGGATTTTCTGCCGCGACTCTGCTGACCACACACTACACCATTCGCAAAGGCGTGTTGTGGGTTGTGCCAAACCTCAATTTCCCAAGTATTATCAAAAGGTCACGCGGGCTGCACGGCGACATGAACCGCAAGTTTGCCAAACTTGACGACCACGACCCAGAATTTGGCACCGTGCGCCGCATTCAGGAACTCATAAGCCACCCCCGCGTGGGGCTGGTGCTCAACCTGCACGATGGCAGCGGGTATTACCGCCCCACCTTTGAGGACAAGCTGCGCAATCCCAACCGTTGGGGGCAGTCTGTGATCATTGACCAGGAAGCGCTTGACGGCGTGTTCATGGGGGCACTGGGAAATGAAGCCCGGCAGGCCGCAGAATCGGCCAACAGCAAGCTGCTCTCCCCGCAGCATGCCTTGCACGTGCACAATACCAGAACTGCCGAGGGCGATCACGAGATGGACAGAAGCCTCTCGTACTACGCTGTACGGCAGGGAAAGGCAGCCTTTGGGCTTGAAGCAAGCAAGGAATTTCCTGTTGAAGTGCGGGCATATTACCACCTGCTGATGGTGGAATCGTTTCTTGCGCAGGCTGGGGTGGAATTTACACGCGGCTTTGCGCTTACCCCCGAGGGAGTGCGCGAAGCCCTGCTGGACAAGCTTGACGTCACCTTTGCCGACAACAAGGTTTTTTTGCCGCTGGAAGATGTGCGCCCGGCCATCAACCTGCTGCCGCTTTCCAAGGATGCTCCAGCACAGGCGGTCACATCCAAGCCCATCATGGCAGTGCTGCCCTGCGCCAAGGGCGAGGAAGGCCAGTACTGCGTGCACTATGGCAACCGCATGATCACTCTTATCCGCCCCGACTGGCGCGAAATGGACCATAGCATCACAGGCATGCGGGTATTGGCTGACGGGCGCGAAACCGAGGCCCCCTTCGGGCAGGTGCTGGAAGTGAGCAAGAGCCTGCTCGTGCAGCCAACAGAAGGCTACAGAGTCAACGCCATCGGTTTTGACAGCGGCCGCAAGGACGAAAGCGGCGAGGTCATGGCTCTCAAAGATTTTCAGTCCCGCTTTTCCGTTGACCGCCAGGGCAGGCTGTATCGCGTTGAAGTATACAAAGACCAGCGTTTCAGCGGCATGTTTCTGGTGCGTTTTGGTTCAGGCAGCAACCGCCTGACAAGCAAGGAAACTCCGTCCATTCCCAAGGACAGACTGCCCGACAAACCGGGGCAGGAATCAAATCTGGGGTTCTGA
- a CDS encoding NAD(P)H-dependent glycerol-3-phosphate dehydrogenase, with translation MSNPEICVAGGGSWGTALAHLLAGNGYKTCLWLRDAAVAEAVRNRHENPRYLPGFALHPSLDATTDPAAMGREIVVLAVPCQQLRGWLAANAAFFRKNVVLVNAAKGIETTNLATCAEVTEQSLGHLAPRYATLSGPSFAADVLRGLPTAVVLATADEALGHLLRQIFSGSAFRCYSSTDVMGVEMGGAVKNVMAIAAGVCDGLGLGHNSRAALITRGLAEMSRLGVARGAQPHTFMGLSGLGDLTLTCTGDLSRNRQVGLRLGRGEKLEHITTSLGMVAEGVKTTAAIHELARRLEVDAPLTDAVYSILYEDNDPQEVLHNLMSRRLRDE, from the coding sequence ATGTCCAATCCTGAAATCTGCGTTGCTGGCGGCGGGAGCTGGGGCACGGCCCTGGCGCACCTGCTGGCGGGAAACGGCTACAAGACCTGCCTCTGGCTGCGCGATGCCGCAGTGGCCGAGGCTGTGCGCAACCGGCACGAAAACCCGCGCTATCTGCCGGGCTTTGCCCTGCATCCCAGCCTTGACGCTACCACTGACCCTGCCGCCATGGGGCGGGAAATCGTTGTGCTGGCGGTTCCCTGCCAGCAGTTGCGTGGCTGGCTTGCCGCCAACGCTGCCTTCTTTCGCAAAAACGTGGTGCTGGTAAATGCCGCCAAGGGCATTGAAACCACAAATCTCGCCACGTGCGCGGAGGTGACGGAACAGAGCCTTGGGCATCTTGCACCCCGCTACGCGACACTTTCCGGGCCATCTTTTGCTGCGGACGTTCTGCGCGGTCTGCCCACGGCCGTGGTTCTGGCTACGGCGGACGAGGCTCTGGGGCACCTGCTGCGACAGATATTTTCCGGCAGCGCTTTTCGCTGCTACTCCAGCACTGATGTGATGGGCGTTGAAATGGGCGGCGCGGTCAAAAATGTCATGGCCATAGCTGCTGGCGTTTGCGACGGCCTCGGCCTTGGGCACAACAGCCGCGCGGCGCTCATTACCCGTGGCCTTGCCGAAATGAGCCGTCTGGGAGTTGCCCGAGGGGCACAGCCGCATACCTTCATGGGGCTTTCCGGCCTTGGCGACCTTACCCTCACCTGCACGGGCGACCTTTCGCGTAACCGCCAGGTAGGCCTGCGGCTAGGGCGCGGTGAAAAGCTTGAACATATCACGACCAGCCTTGGCATGGTGGCCGAAGGTGTTAAAACCACAGCCGCCATTCACGAGCTTGCCCGCAGGCTTGAAGTTGACGCGCCTCTTACAGACGCTGTGTACAGCATCCTGTATGAAGACAACGATCCTCAAGAGGTGCTACACAATCTTATGTCCCGCCGCCTGCGTGACGAATAG